One region of Anthonomus grandis grandis chromosome 22, icAntGran1.3, whole genome shotgun sequence genomic DNA includes:
- the LOC126748593 gene encoding uncharacterized protein LOC126748593 has product MATSGKKCVFNCSMISEKIIIFEEDKLKKCQHISKVRVAFDLKYSDIVLPEIVDGVSGYHRLGYKAFTSIQNKYLDKYNESNQLEVAKSSQGHTSIEASASPQAEHSAVSNQSIGDDFPQGSTSIISQCDNSAEENDDNVRSSDIFSGSQLSHEQLDVERQPENLKLKNAGICLFCNQARKKQGQKALLLIRSESEILIEKIVTNATALNDNETLSKIDRLGDNRVVYYHNTCKLMYFKKHIAAPEPKQSDWHIARNVHELVDNELYSFIAENTIGKKQCYSLKFLVQYAKSALYKLFSEKYDSFGPLITSTKLLQKIEKKFAKQLQIIELHDRKIIAPSGKCIISAETFSKFEDTETLQRAAYVLRKKIMAIKKDPLPQQLTAEDLIKGECKIPNDIVQFLTSLICGNDPRTVKSSNCSRKVNSIAQDLVYAIHNGKIKTS; this is encoded by the exons ATGGCTACGAGTGGGAAGAAGTGCGTTTTTAACTGTAGCATGATcagtgaaaaaataataattttcgaaGAAGACAAACTAAAAAAGTGCCAACATATTTCCAAAGTTCGTGTCGCTTTTGATTTGAAATACAGTGATATTGTGTTACCAGAAATAGTAGACGGTGTCAGTGGTTATCATCGACTTGGCTATAAAGCATTTACATCcatccaaaataaatatttggataaATATAACG AGAGCAATCAATTGGAAGTAGCAAAATCATCACAAGGTCACACGTCCATTGAGGCATCTGCGTCTCCGCAGGCCGAACATTCGGCag tgAGTAATCAATCCATAGGAGATGATTTTCCGCAAGGTTCCACATCTATTATTTCACAATGCGACAATTCAGCtg AAGAAAATGACGATAACGTTCGGTCGTCTGATATATTCAGTGGCAGTCAACTTTCACATGAACAATTAGATGTGGAACGACaacctgaaaatttaaaattgaagaaTGCAGGTATCTGTTTGTTTTGTAATCAAGCAAGGAAGAAGCAAGGGCAAAAAGCGCTTCTTTTGATACGATCTGAAAgtgaaattttaattgaaaaaattgtcacaaaTGCAACTGCCTTAAATGACAATGAAACATTATCGAAAATCGACAGATTGGGGGATAATCGTGTTGTTTATTACCATAATACATGTAAAttgatgtattttaaaaaacacattgcGGCTCCGGAGCCAAAACAGTCAGATTGGCATATTGCAAGAAACGTTCATGAGTTAGTTGACAATGAACTGTATTCTTTCATCGCTGAAAATACAATAGGAAAGAAGCAATgctattctttaaaatttttagtacagTATGCCAAAAGTGCGTTGTATAAATTGTTTTCGGAGAAATATGATAGTTTCGGACCATTAATAACGAGTACGAAATTGCTTCaaaagattgaaaaaaaatttgccaAGCAGTTACAAATAATTGAATTGCATGACCGGAAAATTATTGCACCGAGCGGAAAATGTATTATATCCGCAGAAACATTTAGCAAATTTGAAGATACCGAAACATTGCAACGAGCTGCATATGttttgaggaaaaaaattatggcCATAAAAAAAGATCCGCTACCTCAACAGCTGACTGCAGAGGACCTGATCAAAGGCGAATGTAAAATTCCTAATgatattgtacaatttttaacttCTTTAATCTGCGGAAATGATCCCAGAACTGTGAAAAGTTCCAATTGTTCTCGAAAAGTCAACTCTATAGCCCAAGATTTAGTTTATGCTATTCATAATGGTAAAATCAAAACGTCCTGA